The Pseudomonadota bacterium sequence CAGTCCTGACCTCGCTTTTACATTCCAGTCCTGCTGTTTCACAGTAGCCGGAGCAATTAGCCACTTCGTTTTTCAGGATGTCTTCCATTCGCTCAAAAATTTCATGACTGATTTCGGCATCAAGGTAAGAAGGAACCTTATCCATGACTGTCAGCAGGTAAAGCTCGGCGTTGAACTGGCGACATATTTCCACCGCGTAGCGCAGGGCGGCTCGGCTTAATTCAGAACCATC is a genomic window containing:
- a CDS encoding universal stress protein produces the protein DGSELSRAALRYAVEICRQFNAELYLLTVMDKVPSYLDAEISHEIFERMEDILKNEVANCSGYCETAGLECKSEVRTGLPYEEIIKYTEEIDADLIVMSTHGRSGISSILLGSIAEKVVRHAPCPVLTVKPTSKDWEISKPGSCEI